The following are from one region of the Salicibibacter kimchii genome:
- a CDS encoding urease accessory protein UreE translates to MFIQKVIDNINDDQASSKQREWIELDWEELNKRILRKTTDQGTDVAISLEQDEPLNYGDLLYEDEERQIAIRTKVENVIVITPKTFTQMGKTAFELGNRHTPCLISESEIIVRYDHTLETLLEEVGVDYEHSERRFKEPFKYRGHQH, encoded by the coding sequence ATGTTTATTCAAAAAGTGATAGATAACATTAATGATGATCAAGCATCGTCAAAACAGCGTGAGTGGATTGAATTGGATTGGGAAGAATTAAATAAACGCATTCTACGTAAAACAACGGATCAGGGTACGGATGTGGCGATATCCTTGGAGCAGGATGAGCCCCTGAACTACGGCGACTTGTTATATGAAGATGAAGAGAGGCAGATCGCTATACGGACAAAGGTTGAAAACGTGATTGTGATCACACCGAAGACCTTCACTCAGATGGGGAAAACGGCTTTTGAACTTGGGAATCGCCATACCCCTTGTTTAATCAGTGAAAGCGAGATCATTGTACGATATGATCACACACTGGAAACATTGCTCGAAGAGGTTGGTGTCGATTATGAGCATTCAGAAAGACGATTCAAGGAGCCTTTTAAATATCGAGGGCATCAACACTGA
- a CDS encoding urease accessory protein UreF, with product MSIQKDDSRSLLNIEGINTEEHFLHLLQIHDSAFPIGSYTQSFGMETYIQNDQIRTKQALIDYCQTYLFHNLGSGDAILVKESHQAAGNQDFDRLIYLEQICNAMKLAKESRDGSIKMGRQFLQTIFPLEESALLDEYKRRFDDQQLKGHHAILYGIYTAHLDIDIQKAVLTFLYSSVNGLIQNAVRAVPLGQHNGVQAMYEMLPSIKETTNRVMNNTMDNMSNNALAIEMASMQHEYLFSRLFIS from the coding sequence ATGAGCATTCAGAAAGACGATTCAAGGAGCCTTTTAAATATCGAGGGCATCAACACTGAAGAACATTTTCTCCATTTGCTTCAGATTCATGACTCTGCTTTTCCCATTGGCTCGTATACACAATCCTTTGGCATGGAAACGTATATTCAAAACGATCAGATTCGGACGAAGCAGGCATTAATTGATTACTGCCAAACGTATTTGTTCCATAATCTCGGGTCCGGGGATGCGATTCTCGTCAAAGAATCGCATCAGGCTGCCGGAAATCAAGATTTTGACAGATTGATCTATCTGGAGCAGATTTGCAATGCCATGAAGTTAGCTAAAGAATCACGAGACGGGAGTATAAAGATGGGGAGACAATTTCTGCAGACGATCTTTCCATTAGAGGAATCAGCGTTATTGGACGAATATAAACGCAGGTTTGACGATCAACAACTAAAAGGTCATCATGCTATTTTGTATGGGATTTATACAGCTCATCTGGATATTGACATTCAAAAGGCCGTACTAACATTTTTGTATTCATCTGTGAACGGGTTGATCCAAAATGCGGTTCGTGCTGTTCCTCTTGGGCAGCATAACGGTGTACAGGCCATGTATGAAATGCTTCCATCGATTAAAGAAACGACCAATAGGGTCATGAATAATACCATGGATAACATGAGTAACAACGCATTAGCTATTGAAATGGCTTCAATGCAACATGAATACCTCTTTTCACGCCTGTTTATTTCTTAA
- the ureG gene encoding urease accessory protein UreG, with amino-acid sequence MKPVRIGLGGPVGSGKTTLVDRLTSELHKDYEVAVITNDIYTREDAEFLIKNGILDEKRILGVETGGCPHTAIREDASMNFEAIDQLNQRFNDLDIIFVESGGDNLAATFSPELVDAYIYVIDVSEGQDIPRKGGTAITRSDLLVVNKTDLAPHVDVNLDQMKNDTATVRGERPYVFTDLKRKNGLEKVIHWIKHDLLLEGAVSSESKDTTA; translated from the coding sequence ATGAAACCAGTACGAATTGGTCTAGGCGGACCCGTGGGTTCAGGAAAAACAACGCTTGTAGATCGTTTAACAAGTGAACTTCATAAGGATTATGAAGTAGCGGTCATTACGAATGATATCTATACGAGAGAGGATGCTGAATTTCTCATCAAAAATGGTATATTAGATGAGAAACGAATTCTAGGTGTTGAAACAGGAGGGTGTCCTCACACGGCTATACGTGAAGATGCTTCAATGAATTTTGAAGCGATTGATCAGTTAAATCAGCGGTTCAATGACTTAGATATTATCTTTGTAGAAAGTGGTGGCGATAACCTGGCGGCAACATTTAGCCCTGAGTTGGTTGATGCCTATATCTATGTGATTGACGTTTCAGAAGGACAGGATATCCCTCGTAAAGGTGGGACAGCGATCACTCGTTCAGACTTACTTGTGGTTAATAAAACCGACCTTGCACCGCATGTTGATGTCAATTTGGATCAAATGAAAAACGACACAGCGACCGTACGTGGTGAACGTCCTTACGTTTTTACAGATTTAAAAAGGAAAAACGGTTTGGAAAAAGTGATTCATTGGATTAAACACGATCTACTCTTGGAGGGCGCGGTCTCTTCTGAGTCAAAGGATACAACCGCCTAA
- a CDS encoding urease accessory protein UreD → MSHHGKLLLNFQRKNHRTRLIDCYQQSPLKASRELYLDDKKEQATVYLMESSGGMVAGDRNEYDIHLKEHADVCLIEQSATKVYPSYNHRCSTQKISVQLEEGACLEWIPEAIIPYQDARYQGDTVIRMKKGSTLLWGEIISPGREKRDECFLYNEFQSRFQIWVEGECLAYDPIQFYPDEMPLQQAGMLEESLYIGTLWFVSPRVPSLDVQYIHDKLQDCNHTKASVTTLEGKGLQIRWLATDLWAMKEEMNTVCHRFRNVQEQTNIEMPSLGSDVI, encoded by the coding sequence ATGAGCCACCATGGAAAACTGTTATTAAACTTTCAAAGAAAAAACCACCGTACGCGTTTAATAGACTGTTATCAGCAATCCCCTCTAAAGGCAAGCCGTGAACTCTACCTTGATGACAAAAAAGAACAGGCCACTGTTTATCTTATGGAATCGTCGGGTGGCATGGTAGCTGGGGATCGGAACGAATATGACATCCATCTAAAGGAACATGCAGACGTTTGTCTGATTGAGCAATCGGCAACAAAGGTATATCCTTCTTATAATCATCGGTGTTCTACGCAAAAGATTTCCGTGCAACTGGAAGAAGGAGCGTGCTTAGAATGGATCCCGGAAGCGATTATTCCTTATCAAGATGCTCGTTACCAGGGAGATACAGTGATTCGAATGAAAAAGGGCTCTACATTGTTGTGGGGAGAGATCATTTCTCCGGGTCGTGAAAAAAGAGATGAATGTTTTCTCTACAACGAATTTCAGTCCCGTTTTCAAATATGGGTGGAGGGGGAGTGCCTGGCCTATGATCCCATCCAATTTTACCCGGACGAAATGCCGTTACAACAAGCCGGAATGCTTGAAGAATCATTATACATTGGCACGTTATGGTTTGTTTCGCCGCGGGTTCCTTCGTTAGATGTTCAATACATTCATGATAAACTTCAAGATTGCAATCATACGAAGGCAAGTGTCACAACGCTAGAAGGAAAGGGCCTGCAAATCAGATGGTTGGCTACGGATTTATGGGCAATGAAAGAAGAGATGAACACCGTATGTCATCGATTCCGTAATGTCCAAGAACAAACAAACATTGAGATGCCATCTTTGGGGAGCGACGTCATATAA
- the nikA gene encoding nickel ABC transporter substrate-binding protein: MKHVMKSAIVVLIMISGCQSGEGNQGDDTLVISWPQDIGPLDPHGYGENQMFAQNLVYEGLVQHDDEGEVQPHLAESWEVSDDEKTYTFFLQEDVRFSDGSDFNADIVKKNFDKVLDESEEHEWLELTNQIIDTEVIDPYIFEMTMEEPYYPVLEELALVRPFRISGDASFSEDQDFQEPIGTGPWALSERQQDEEAIFERNEHYWGEDPEMEELVVRVIPDGDARVMAFENEEIDMIYGNGLISLDAYDHLEQNDKYQSGTSPPQSTRTLALNTNRGATEDALVRRAIIHAFDTQTFIEDMLHNIEEQATSLFPDDMPYQPDTLDDYNYNPSQAEQLLEEAGWKRADDGHIREKDGEPLQLNFVYDANDQIQTMLAEFMQSDLRDIGIDIEIIGMENQAYLNAEKSGDFHIIYHETWGAEYDPHAMLSSMRVPSHADYQAQQGLDRKKALDEQIGEVLVETDEQKREELYHDIITTLHEEAIYVPVSMTSNLALYHNDLEGVRYSPIIYEFNLDDVRRK, translated from the coding sequence ATGAAACATGTTATGAAGTCAGCCATAGTGGTTTTAATTATGATTTCAGGCTGTCAATCTGGAGAAGGAAACCAAGGCGATGATACATTAGTTATCTCGTGGCCTCAAGATATCGGACCATTAGATCCACACGGATATGGGGAAAATCAGATGTTTGCGCAAAATCTTGTATATGAAGGGCTTGTTCAACATGATGATGAGGGCGAGGTACAGCCACACTTAGCTGAATCTTGGGAGGTATCGGATGACGAAAAAACATATACCTTCTTTTTACAGGAAGATGTAAGATTCTCGGATGGTTCCGATTTCAACGCAGACATCGTGAAAAAAAACTTTGACAAGGTATTGGATGAATCCGAGGAGCATGAATGGTTAGAACTTACGAATCAAATTATCGATACAGAAGTAATTGATCCCTATATATTTGAAATGACTATGGAAGAACCGTATTATCCAGTACTTGAGGAATTGGCACTTGTGCGCCCTTTTCGTATATCAGGAGATGCAAGTTTCTCAGAGGATCAGGATTTCCAAGAACCTATTGGAACCGGACCGTGGGCGCTTAGTGAACGTCAACAAGATGAAGAAGCCATCTTTGAGCGAAACGAACATTACTGGGGTGAAGACCCGGAGATGGAGGAGCTTGTGGTCCGTGTAATTCCTGATGGTGATGCACGGGTAATGGCTTTCGAAAATGAAGAAATTGATATGATCTATGGGAATGGTTTGATCAGTTTAGATGCCTATGATCATTTGGAACAAAATGATAAATATCAATCGGGTACTTCGCCACCGCAATCGACCCGTACCTTGGCTTTAAATACGAATCGTGGTGCTACAGAGGATGCTCTTGTGCGGCGGGCGATCATTCATGCTTTCGATACGCAAACGTTCATCGAAGACATGCTTCATAATATTGAGGAACAGGCGACAAGCCTTTTTCCGGATGATATGCCTTACCAACCTGATACTTTAGATGACTATAATTATAACCCATCTCAAGCAGAGCAATTGCTGGAAGAGGCTGGTTGGAAGCGAGCGGATGATGGCCATATTCGAGAAAAAGACGGAGAACCGCTACAGCTCAATTTTGTTTATGATGCAAATGATCAAATTCAAACTATGCTTGCAGAGTTTATGCAAAGTGACTTACGTGACATCGGGATCGATATCGAGATTATAGGTATGGAGAACCAAGCTTATCTTAATGCGGAGAAGAGCGGTGACTTTCATATCATTTATCATGAAACGTGGGGAGCTGAATATGATCCTCATGCGATGCTTTCTTCCATGCGTGTCCCATCCCATGCTGATTACCAAGCACAGCAGGGATTGGATCGAAAAAAGGCATTAGATGAGCAAATTGGTGAAGTCTTGGTTGAAACCGATGAGCAAAAAAGAGAAGAATTATATCATGACATTATAACTACCTTACATGAAGAAGCGATTTATGTACCCGTATCGATGACTTCTAATCTTGCTTTGTATCATAATGATCTTGAAGGAGTGCGTTACTCTCCGATTATCTATGAATTTAATCTCGATGATGTGAGGCGAAAGTAA
- the nikB gene encoding nickel ABC transporter permease, producing the protein MIGLMIRRLLWLFPSLLFLSIGVFWLMHILPGSPAEAYLLNSQIPPTEEAVDTVTKDLGLDRPLYEQYWDWFTSAWQLDFGTSFYTGDSVVEEVFYYFPPTFELTIGAFIVTMGMSVFLGTLAVVYQGRWFDWFSRLFSVGGSALPTFWLGFLLVYFVSYQFGWLPSGGRGDWHHIILPVLTLAIPYISLYSRLFRTSLLEVRERSYVTYARARGLREMFLFRKHILRHALLPLFTVSGLAFGYLLAGTVIVESVFSWPGMGRYMVTAIINRDYPVIQFYIVFMGFIFIIVNMLVDVLQAWVDPRLRRQGRYRHD; encoded by the coding sequence ATGATTGGCTTAATGATCCGGCGATTGCTCTGGCTTTTCCCTTCTTTGTTGTTCCTGTCGATAGGTGTGTTCTGGCTCATGCATATTCTACCGGGGAGTCCTGCAGAAGCCTATTTACTAAACTCGCAAATTCCGCCGACGGAAGAGGCAGTCGATACGGTAACAAAAGACCTGGGATTAGACCGCCCGCTTTATGAACAGTATTGGGATTGGTTTACTTCTGCATGGCAATTGGATTTCGGCACTTCTTTTTATACAGGAGACAGTGTCGTGGAAGAAGTATTCTATTATTTCCCGCCAACGTTCGAATTAACGATTGGTGCTTTCATCGTCACGATGGGGATGAGTGTATTTCTTGGAACGCTGGCTGTTGTCTACCAAGGACGCTGGTTTGACTGGTTCAGTCGCTTGTTTTCCGTAGGTGGATCCGCGCTTCCGACGTTTTGGTTAGGTTTTTTACTTGTTTATTTTGTCTCTTACCAGTTTGGTTGGCTGCCATCAGGGGGAAGAGGAGATTGGCATCATATCATATTGCCGGTGTTGACCCTCGCTATCCCTTATATCTCCCTATATAGTCGTTTATTTCGTACAAGTTTATTAGAAGTGAGAGAACGTTCATATGTCACCTATGCTCGAGCCCGTGGGCTTCGGGAAATGTTTTTATTCCGAAAACATATTCTCAGGCACGCACTTTTGCCGCTTTTCACCGTTTCAGGGTTGGCTTTTGGGTATTTGTTAGCGGGCACCGTTATCGTAGAAAGTGTGTTTTCTTGGCCCGGAATGGGGAGGTACATGGTGACAGCAATTATCAACCGCGATTACCCTGTTATCCAGTTTTACATTGTTTTTATGGGCTTTATTTTTATAATCGTGAATATGCTGGTCGATGTATTGCAGGCATGGGTAGATCCAAGACTTCGTCGACAGGGAAGATATCGCCATGATTAA
- the nikC gene encoding nickel transporter permease, whose protein sequence is MIKNVWNNKALFFSVLILLLALFISLLGFLVTPHDPFVSETSRRLLAPSSVNWFGTDHLGRDVFSRLLYGARYSFLGALIVTLISTTIALIIGTLAGYHGGRIDHIFMRFSEWMLAFPSLMIALVLVGVLGPGMVNVLIALVLVFWMTGARLVRNMVVRLKEERYVQVAKLQGVSTYRIILRHLMPFVLPQLLVLATLDVGSVLLHIASFSFLGLGIQAPLPEWGAMLNESSEYFYSSPWLMVFPGLFIFVTVLAINVWSDYLRDRFHIKKQG, encoded by the coding sequence ATGATTAAGAACGTATGGAACAATAAAGCACTCTTCTTTAGTGTTTTGATACTGCTATTGGCGCTTTTCATCTCTCTGCTTGGCTTTTTAGTGACACCCCATGACCCATTTGTATCCGAAACGTCACGACGCTTGCTTGCTCCTTCTTCGGTGAACTGGTTTGGGACGGATCACCTTGGGCGTGACGTGTTTTCTCGCTTATTATACGGTGCGCGTTATAGTTTTCTTGGTGCGTTGATCGTTACTCTTATTTCCACTACGATCGCGTTAATCATTGGAACATTAGCCGGTTATCATGGTGGCCGGATCGATCATATTTTCATGCGTTTCAGTGAATGGATGTTGGCATTTCCCAGCTTGATGATCGCACTTGTTTTAGTAGGGGTATTAGGACCTGGAATGGTCAATGTTTTGATTGCTTTGGTCCTCGTATTTTGGATGACGGGAGCTCGACTGGTTCGAAATATGGTGGTGCGCTTAAAAGAAGAACGTTATGTCCAAGTTGCCAAGCTTCAAGGTGTTTCAACGTATCGTATCATTTTACGTCATCTCATGCCTTTTGTTCTACCGCAATTGTTAGTTTTGGCAACGCTTGACGTAGGGAGCGTACTATTGCATATCGCAAGTTTCTCGTTTCTTGGTCTAGGTATACAAGCGCCTCTGCCTGAATGGGGAGCCATGTTAAATGAGAGTAGCGAGTATTTTTATAGCAGTCCTTGGCTTATGGTCTTTCCGGGATTATTCATCTTTGTCACTGTCCTTGCCATTAACGTATGGTCCGATTATTTGCGAGATAGATTTCACATTAAAAAGCAGGGGTGA
- a CDS encoding ABC transporter ATP-binding protein gives MLEVNRLSIYTPEQKPILQNISFTLSKGKTLGLIGMSGAGKTMLSLALLRLVNPMFHVKGDVQFQGKSLLSLPSKDMSRIRGKEIGFLTQHPHPAFDPIYTVGEQMIDTIRAHFSYTKKESRKVITPLLRSMAFRDPEYLLQRYPFELSGGMLQRVMITLMLALKPTLMIADEPTTALDTVTQREVLDQWSTLRDDQEQSMILVTHDLNIIGKFADEVLVLQSGVVVEHLTVEQLFTNPSHSYTKNLLRFYRKLNGGTSDGD, from the coding sequence ATGCTGGAGGTCAATCGTTTAAGCATCTATACACCGGAGCAAAAACCCATTCTGCAAAATATAAGTTTCACCCTTTCGAAAGGAAAAACATTAGGGCTGATTGGGATGAGTGGAGCAGGAAAAACGATGCTATCTCTAGCCCTCTTACGTTTAGTAAATCCCATGTTTCATGTGAAAGGGGACGTTCAGTTTCAGGGGAAGTCACTTTTGTCATTACCATCCAAAGACATGTCTCGTATACGTGGCAAAGAGATTGGATTTTTAACCCAACATCCTCATCCTGCTTTTGATCCGATTTATACAGTGGGAGAGCAAATGATTGATACGATCCGAGCACATTTTTCTTATACGAAAAAAGAAAGTCGTAAAGTCATAACCCCCCTGTTACGTTCGATGGCATTTCGTGATCCTGAATATTTGTTGCAGCGTTATCCGTTTGAGTTGAGCGGAGGCATGCTACAGAGAGTGATGATAACCTTGATGCTAGCATTAAAACCAACATTAATGATCGCGGATGAACCAACCACAGCATTGGATACTGTGACCCAACGTGAAGTGCTCGATCAATGGAGCACTTTAAGAGATGATCAAGAGCAGAGCATGATCCTTGTCACCCATGATTTAAATATCATTGGTAAGTTTGCCGATGAAGTCCTGGTATTACAATCAGGGGTTGTTGTTGAACATTTAACTGTTGAGCAACTTTTTACAAATCCAAGCCATTCGTATACAAAAAATCTCCTAAGGTTCTATCGGAAGTTGAATGGAGGGACAAGCGATGGTGATTGA
- a CDS encoding ABC transporter ATP-binding protein: MVIEVHNVAKRYSKKCKQGVLQDISLQIERQTCLALLGESGTGKSTLGRIMVGLEPINKGDILFNGEKLLAGRHKHFAGKIQMAFQDPLSAFNPRITIGESLAEPLFVEKAGNSERTERINGLCNDVQLDLELLHRFPNQLSGGQLQRAAIARALMSRPSFVVLDEVVSSLDVIHQHHILELLNTLKKTYGLSYLFITHDFLAANYVADRIAVLHDGAIIDHAEKKANGKWKFVHPQAVRLQEAAL, translated from the coding sequence ATGGTGATTGAAGTTCATAACGTTGCAAAGCGATATAGTAAAAAATGCAAACAAGGCGTATTGCAGGATATATCGTTACAAATTGAACGACAGACATGTTTGGCACTTTTAGGCGAAAGTGGTACAGGAAAAAGCACATTAGGGCGTATTATGGTGGGCCTGGAACCCATAAACAAAGGGGATATTCTGTTTAACGGTGAAAAATTGTTAGCAGGAAGGCACAAACACTTTGCAGGAAAAATTCAGATGGCTTTTCAAGACCCGTTGTCTGCCTTTAACCCACGTATAACGATAGGTGAAAGTCTCGCTGAACCCTTATTCGTGGAGAAAGCCGGTAATAGCGAACGTACGGAAAGAATCAACGGTCTATGTAATGATGTTCAACTCGATCTTGAACTGTTACACCGTTTTCCGAATCAGTTAAGCGGAGGTCAGCTACAACGAGCAGCTATTGCTCGCGCGCTGATGTCTCGCCCTTCATTTGTCGTGCTCGATGAAGTCGTTAGCAGTCTGGATGTGATCCACCAACATCATATTCTAGAATTGCTTAATACCCTAAAAAAAACGTATGGGCTTTCCTATTTATTTATCACGCACGATTTTCTGGCAGCTAACTATGTGGCTGATCGTATAGCTGTTCTACATGATGGAGCAATCATCGATCATGCTGAAAAAAAAGCCAATGGAAAATGGAAATTTGTCCATCCGCAAGCAGTACGACTACAAGAGGCTGCTTTGTAA
- a CDS encoding class I SAM-dependent methyltransferase, which translates to MEENNIKTYWNLRAEGFSLSNQAQLQSDITGDWNAILQQYAPRKDKLKCLDIGCGPGFLAILLAKMGHNVSAIDYTENMLRHAEKNAKKDGLEIDFMKMDAQNLDFEGNYFDYIVSRNLTWNLEFPHQAYSEWLRVLKPSGRLLIFDGNHYLHCYNKLYQQYRNSNAYVDSHNKEHLKGIDTNRMERIAMNLPLSKVERPGWDLRFFDKAGEKKVMYEVESSSFTDNNGEEQSVINNFYICVQKRDKDQENV; encoded by the coding sequence ATGGAAGAGAACAATATTAAAACGTATTGGAACTTACGTGCAGAAGGATTTTCTCTAAGTAATCAAGCGCAATTACAATCAGATATAACAGGGGATTGGAATGCGATATTACAGCAATATGCACCACGAAAAGATAAATTAAAATGCCTTGATATTGGGTGTGGGCCAGGTTTTTTGGCCATTTTATTGGCAAAGATGGGTCACAATGTATCTGCCATTGATTATACAGAAAATATGCTTAGACATGCGGAGAAGAACGCGAAAAAGGATGGGTTAGAAATAGATTTTATGAAAATGGATGCCCAGAATCTTGATTTTGAAGGCAACTATTTTGATTACATTGTATCGAGGAACCTCACATGGAACCTTGAATTTCCTCATCAAGCCTACTCGGAATGGTTACGGGTTTTAAAACCCTCAGGTCGACTTCTCATTTTTGATGGAAACCATTATTTGCATTGCTACAATAAGTTGTATCAGCAATATCGGAACTCCAATGCTTATGTCGATTCACATAATAAAGAGCATTTGAAAGGAATTGACACGAATAGAATGGAACGAATAGCCATGAATTTGCCTTTAAGCAAAGTCGAACGCCCTGGATGGGATTTACGATTTTTTGATAAGGCAGGCGAAAAAAAGGTTATGTATGAGGTGGAAAGCTCCTCATTCACTGATAATAATGGCGAGGAACAATCTGTTATAAATAACTTTTATATCTGTGTCCAAAAGAGAGATAAAGATCAGGAGAATGTTTGA